From a region of the Corvus cornix cornix isolate S_Up_H32 chromosome 2, ASM73873v5, whole genome shotgun sequence genome:
- the THRB gene encoding thyroid hormone receptor beta isoform X1 codes for MVAEWAWLKGSASYQCSPVEMHGNTTASGELGNHLLSKTPHLSKILAKPTFCSPAIFAKHPGRGLLLWDRLIHLPDRNQKWNLVGITENRFCRKRHFKNYDIQKNGQQLSQCLHASSWTSTILQPGHTKANFQIMSSAQEYQKEEKKCKGYIPSYLDKDELCVVCGDKATGYHYRCITCEGCKGFFRRTIQKNLHPTYSCKYEGKCVIDKVTRNQCQECRFKKCIFVGMATDLVLDDSKRLAKRKLIEENREKRRREELQKTIGHKPEPTDEEWELIKIVTEAHVATNAQGSHWKQKRKFLPEDIGQAPIVNAPEGGKVDLEAFSQFTKIITPAITRVVDFAKKLPMFCELPCEDQIILLKGCCMEIMSLRAAVRYDPESETLTLNGEMAVTRGQLKNGGLGVVSDAIFDLGMSLSSFNLDDTEVALLQAVLLMSSDRPGLVCVERIEKCQEGFLLAFEHYINYRKHHVAHFWPKLLMKVTDLRMIGACHASRFLHMKVECPTELFPPLFLEVFED; via the exons ATGGTGGCTGAATGGGCATGGCTGAAAGGTTCTGCATCATATCAGTGCAGTCCAGTGGAGATGCACGGGAATACCACAGCATCAGGAGAGCTGGGGAACCACTTGCTTTCCAAAACTCCACACCTGAGCAAGATTTTGGCAAAGCCAACATTTTGTAGCCCTGCAATATTTGCCAAACATCCAGGACGTGGCCTCCTGTTGTGGGACAGACTGATTCACCTTCCTGACAGAAATCAGAAATGGAATTTAGTGGGCATAACAGAAAATCGTTTCTGTAGGAAAAGACACTTCAAAAATTATGATATCCAGAAGAATGGACAGCAGCTTTCGCAATGCCTACATGCTTCATCTTGGACTAGTACAATTTTACAGCCAGGCCATACAAAAGCAAACTTTCAAATCATGTCAAGTGCCCAGGAAtaccaaaaagaagaaaaaaagtgtaaag ggtATATACCCAGTTACTTAGACAAGGATGAGCTATGTGTAGTATGTGGGGACAAAGCCACCGGATATCATTATCGCTGCATCACTTGTGAAGGTTGCAAG ggtttttttagaagAACCATTCAAAAGAACCTCCATCCAACCTATTCCTGTaaatatgaaggaaaatgtGTGATAGACAAAGTAACAAGAAATCAGTGCCAGGAATGTCGCTTcaaaaaatgtatctttgtTGGCATGGCAACAGATT tGGTGTTGGATGACAGTAAGAGGTTGGCAAAAAGGAAGCTGATAGAAGAAAATCGGGAGAAGAGACGTcgggaagagctgcagaaaaccATTGGGCACAAACCAGAGCCAACAGATGAGGAATGGGAGCTCATCAAAATTGTTACTGAAGCACATGTGGCCACCAATGCACAAGGAAGCCactggaagcagaaaaggaaatttctg CCAGAAGATATTGGGCAGGCACCAATAGTTAATGCCCCAGAAGGTGGGAAAGTGGATTTAGAAGCCTTCAGCCAGTTTACAAAAATTATCACACCAGCGATTACAAGAGTGGTGGATTTTGCCAAAAAGTTGCCTATGTTTTGTGAG CTGCCATGTGAAGACCAGATCATCCTTCTGAAAGGCTGCTGTATGGAGATCATGTCCCTCCGAGCAGCAGTTCGCTATGATCCCGAGAGTGAGACTTTAACACTAAATGGGGAGATGGCGGTTACAAGGGGCCAGCTAAAAAACGGGGGTCTTGGCGTAGTGTCTGATGCCATTTTTGACCTGGGCATGTCTCTTTCTTCATTTAACCTGGATGACACCGAGGTTGCCCTTCTTCAGGCTGTTCTGCTCATGTCATCAG ATCGCCCAGGCCTTGTTTGCGTCGAGAGAATAGAAAAGTGTCAAGAGGGTTTCCTCCTGGCATTCGAACACTAcattaattacagaaaacacCATGTTGCACACTTTTGGCCAAAACTGCTGATGAAAGTGACAGACCTGCGAATGATTGGAGCCTGCCATGCCAGCCGCTTCCTGCACATGAAGGTGGAGTGCCCCACAGAACTGTTCCCTCCATtgttcctggaagtgtttgaggaTTAG
- the THRB gene encoding thyroid hormone receptor beta isoform X3, with protein sequence MVAEWAWLKGSASYQCSPVEMHGNTTASGELGNHLLSKTPHLSKILAKPTFCSPAIFAKHPGRGLLLWDRLIHLPDRNQKWNLVGITENRFCRKRHFKNYDIQKNGQQLSQCLHASSWTSTILQPGHTKANFQIMSSAQEYQKEEKKCKGYIPSYLDKDELCVVCGDKATGYHYRCITCEGCKGFFRRTIQKNLHPTYSCKYEGKCVIDKVTRNQCQECRFKKCIFVGMATDLVLDDSKRLAKRKLIEENREKRRREELQKTIGHKPEPTDEEWELIKIVTEAHVATNAQGSHWKQKRKFLLPCEDQIILLKGCCMEIMSLRAAVRYDPESETLTLNGEMAVTRGQLKNGGLGVVSDAIFDLGMSLSSFNLDDTEVALLQAVLLMSSDRPGLVCVERIEKCQEGFLLAFEHYINYRKHHVAHFWPKLLMKVTDLRMIGACHASRFLHMKVECPTELFPPLFLEVFED encoded by the exons ATGGTGGCTGAATGGGCATGGCTGAAAGGTTCTGCATCATATCAGTGCAGTCCAGTGGAGATGCACGGGAATACCACAGCATCAGGAGAGCTGGGGAACCACTTGCTTTCCAAAACTCCACACCTGAGCAAGATTTTGGCAAAGCCAACATTTTGTAGCCCTGCAATATTTGCCAAACATCCAGGACGTGGCCTCCTGTTGTGGGACAGACTGATTCACCTTCCTGACAGAAATCAGAAATGGAATTTAGTGGGCATAACAGAAAATCGTTTCTGTAGGAAAAGACACTTCAAAAATTATGATATCCAGAAGAATGGACAGCAGCTTTCGCAATGCCTACATGCTTCATCTTGGACTAGTACAATTTTACAGCCAGGCCATACAAAAGCAAACTTTCAAATCATGTCAAGTGCCCAGGAAtaccaaaaagaagaaaaaaagtgtaaag ggtATATACCCAGTTACTTAGACAAGGATGAGCTATGTGTAGTATGTGGGGACAAAGCCACCGGATATCATTATCGCTGCATCACTTGTGAAGGTTGCAAG ggtttttttagaagAACCATTCAAAAGAACCTCCATCCAACCTATTCCTGTaaatatgaaggaaaatgtGTGATAGACAAAGTAACAAGAAATCAGTGCCAGGAATGTCGCTTcaaaaaatgtatctttgtTGGCATGGCAACAGATT tGGTGTTGGATGACAGTAAGAGGTTGGCAAAAAGGAAGCTGATAGAAGAAAATCGGGAGAAGAGACGTcgggaagagctgcagaaaaccATTGGGCACAAACCAGAGCCAACAGATGAGGAATGGGAGCTCATCAAAATTGTTACTGAAGCACATGTGGCCACCAATGCACAAGGAAGCCactggaagcagaaaaggaaatttctg CTGCCATGTGAAGACCAGATCATCCTTCTGAAAGGCTGCTGTATGGAGATCATGTCCCTCCGAGCAGCAGTTCGCTATGATCCCGAGAGTGAGACTTTAACACTAAATGGGGAGATGGCGGTTACAAGGGGCCAGCTAAAAAACGGGGGTCTTGGCGTAGTGTCTGATGCCATTTTTGACCTGGGCATGTCTCTTTCTTCATTTAACCTGGATGACACCGAGGTTGCCCTTCTTCAGGCTGTTCTGCTCATGTCATCAG ATCGCCCAGGCCTTGTTTGCGTCGAGAGAATAGAAAAGTGTCAAGAGGGTTTCCTCCTGGCATTCGAACACTAcattaattacagaaaacacCATGTTGCACACTTTTGGCCAAAACTGCTGATGAAAGTGACAGACCTGCGAATGATTGGAGCCTGCCATGCCAGCCGCTTCCTGCACATGAAGGTGGAGTGCCCCACAGAACTGTTCCCTCCATtgttcctggaagtgtttgaggaTTAG
- the THRB gene encoding thyroid hormone receptor beta isoform X2, translating to MNYCMQEIYEVHPAAGSNCYMQSTDYCTYIEDNQGYSSCDAQVLHSNNIYMEQAWAVNQPYTCSYPGNVFKSEYSDMDVALNQYNQPEFFTEEKPTFSQVQSPSYSQKKGYIPSYLDKDELCVVCGDKATGYHYRCITCEGCKGFFRRTIQKNLHPTYSCKYEGKCVIDKVTRNQCQECRFKKCIFVGMATDLVLDDSKRLAKRKLIEENREKRRREELQKTIGHKPEPTDEEWELIKIVTEAHVATNAQGSHWKQKRKFLPEDIGQAPIVNAPEGGKVDLEAFSQFTKIITPAITRVVDFAKKLPMFCELPCEDQIILLKGCCMEIMSLRAAVRYDPESETLTLNGEMAVTRGQLKNGGLGVVSDAIFDLGMSLSSFNLDDTEVALLQAVLLMSSDRPGLVCVERIEKCQEGFLLAFEHYINYRKHHVAHFWPKLLMKVTDLRMIGACHASRFLHMKVECPTELFPPLFLEVFED from the exons ATGAACTACTGTATGCAAGAAATATATGAAGTGCACCCAGCTGCTGGTAGCAATTGCTATATGCAGTCCACTGATTATTGCACATATATCGAAGATAATCAGGGTTACAGCAGTTGTGATGCTCAGGTCCTGCACAGTAACAACATATATATGGAACAGGCCTGGGCGGTGAATCAGCCTTATACCTGTAGTTACCCTGGAAACGTGTTTAAAAGCGAGTACTCTGACATGGACGTGGCCCTGAATCAGTACAACCAACCtgaatttttcacagaagaaaaacctaCTTTTTCTCAAGTGCAGTCGCCATCGTACTCTCAGAAGAAAG ggtATATACCCAGTTACTTAGACAAGGATGAGCTATGTGTAGTATGTGGGGACAAAGCCACCGGATATCATTATCGCTGCATCACTTGTGAAGGTTGCAAG ggtttttttagaagAACCATTCAAAAGAACCTCCATCCAACCTATTCCTGTaaatatgaaggaaaatgtGTGATAGACAAAGTAACAAGAAATCAGTGCCAGGAATGTCGCTTcaaaaaatgtatctttgtTGGCATGGCAACAGATT tGGTGTTGGATGACAGTAAGAGGTTGGCAAAAAGGAAGCTGATAGAAGAAAATCGGGAGAAGAGACGTcgggaagagctgcagaaaaccATTGGGCACAAACCAGAGCCAACAGATGAGGAATGGGAGCTCATCAAAATTGTTACTGAAGCACATGTGGCCACCAATGCACAAGGAAGCCactggaagcagaaaaggaaatttctg CCAGAAGATATTGGGCAGGCACCAATAGTTAATGCCCCAGAAGGTGGGAAAGTGGATTTAGAAGCCTTCAGCCAGTTTACAAAAATTATCACACCAGCGATTACAAGAGTGGTGGATTTTGCCAAAAAGTTGCCTATGTTTTGTGAG CTGCCATGTGAAGACCAGATCATCCTTCTGAAAGGCTGCTGTATGGAGATCATGTCCCTCCGAGCAGCAGTTCGCTATGATCCCGAGAGTGAGACTTTAACACTAAATGGGGAGATGGCGGTTACAAGGGGCCAGCTAAAAAACGGGGGTCTTGGCGTAGTGTCTGATGCCATTTTTGACCTGGGCATGTCTCTTTCTTCATTTAACCTGGATGACACCGAGGTTGCCCTTCTTCAGGCTGTTCTGCTCATGTCATCAG ATCGCCCAGGCCTTGTTTGCGTCGAGAGAATAGAAAAGTGTCAAGAGGGTTTCCTCCTGGCATTCGAACACTAcattaattacagaaaacacCATGTTGCACACTTTTGGCCAAAACTGCTGATGAAAGTGACAGACCTGCGAATGATTGGAGCCTGCCATGCCAGCCGCTTCCTGCACATGAAGGTGGAGTGCCCCACAGAACTGTTCCCTCCATtgttcctggaagtgtttgaggaTTAG
- the THRB gene encoding thyroid hormone receptor beta isoform X4 — translation MSGYIPSYLDKDELCVVCGDKATGYHYRCITCEGCKGFFRRTIQKNLHPTYSCKYEGKCVIDKVTRNQCQECRFKKCIFVGMATDLVLDDSKRLAKRKLIEENREKRRREELQKTIGHKPEPTDEEWELIKIVTEAHVATNAQGSHWKQKRKFLPEDIGQAPIVNAPEGGKVDLEAFSQFTKIITPAITRVVDFAKKLPMFCELPCEDQIILLKGCCMEIMSLRAAVRYDPESETLTLNGEMAVTRGQLKNGGLGVVSDAIFDLGMSLSSFNLDDTEVALLQAVLLMSSDRPGLVCVERIEKCQEGFLLAFEHYINYRKHHVAHFWPKLLMKVTDLRMIGACHASRFLHMKVECPTELFPPLFLEVFED, via the exons ggtATATACCCAGTTACTTAGACAAGGATGAGCTATGTGTAGTATGTGGGGACAAAGCCACCGGATATCATTATCGCTGCATCACTTGTGAAGGTTGCAAG ggtttttttagaagAACCATTCAAAAGAACCTCCATCCAACCTATTCCTGTaaatatgaaggaaaatgtGTGATAGACAAAGTAACAAGAAATCAGTGCCAGGAATGTCGCTTcaaaaaatgtatctttgtTGGCATGGCAACAGATT tGGTGTTGGATGACAGTAAGAGGTTGGCAAAAAGGAAGCTGATAGAAGAAAATCGGGAGAAGAGACGTcgggaagagctgcagaaaaccATTGGGCACAAACCAGAGCCAACAGATGAGGAATGGGAGCTCATCAAAATTGTTACTGAAGCACATGTGGCCACCAATGCACAAGGAAGCCactggaagcagaaaaggaaatttctg CCAGAAGATATTGGGCAGGCACCAATAGTTAATGCCCCAGAAGGTGGGAAAGTGGATTTAGAAGCCTTCAGCCAGTTTACAAAAATTATCACACCAGCGATTACAAGAGTGGTGGATTTTGCCAAAAAGTTGCCTATGTTTTGTGAG CTGCCATGTGAAGACCAGATCATCCTTCTGAAAGGCTGCTGTATGGAGATCATGTCCCTCCGAGCAGCAGTTCGCTATGATCCCGAGAGTGAGACTTTAACACTAAATGGGGAGATGGCGGTTACAAGGGGCCAGCTAAAAAACGGGGGTCTTGGCGTAGTGTCTGATGCCATTTTTGACCTGGGCATGTCTCTTTCTTCATTTAACCTGGATGACACCGAGGTTGCCCTTCTTCAGGCTGTTCTGCTCATGTCATCAG ATCGCCCAGGCCTTGTTTGCGTCGAGAGAATAGAAAAGTGTCAAGAGGGTTTCCTCCTGGCATTCGAACACTAcattaattacagaaaacacCATGTTGCACACTTTTGGCCAAAACTGCTGATGAAAGTGACAGACCTGCGAATGATTGGAGCCTGCCATGCCAGCCGCTTCCTGCACATGAAGGTGGAGTGCCCCACAGAACTGTTCCCTCCATtgttcctggaagtgtttgaggaTTAG